The proteins below are encoded in one region of Halalkalicoccus jeotgali B3:
- a CDS encoding M23 family metallopeptidase, whose protein sequence is MARQLREFDPTTLGYLGVLSVPGYVYEPLAILRLFALFFLFWFWPAVRGLFGDPTEDSSLEFDRGTKLRFWASSLLSMLNPFVLVASINQLTGQLAIHARYRDGLPSPETYAPETRFSLPFSGRWTAINGGSTKETSHSWEVLTQRYAYDFVVIEDGTSHAGEGTRLGEYYCFDEPILAPADGEVVAAADGHRDCPYLGGWVDPFQRDLRGNYVTIRHAEDEYSVLAHLKEGSVTVREGECVERGQPVGRCGNSGNSSEPHLHFHVQDRPEFFLGAGLPVEFVEYAVESDGESKRRETGFVERNQTVRSV, encoded by the coding sequence ATGGCCCGACAGCTCCGTGAGTTCGACCCGACTACTCTTGGCTATCTGGGCGTCCTTTCCGTTCCGGGCTACGTGTACGAACCGCTCGCAATCCTCCGGCTGTTCGCGCTGTTTTTCCTGTTCTGGTTCTGGCCGGCGGTTCGGGGGCTGTTCGGCGATCCTACGGAGGATTCGTCGCTCGAGTTCGATCGCGGGACGAAACTCCGATTCTGGGCGAGCAGCCTCCTCTCCATGCTCAATCCCTTCGTCCTCGTCGCCTCGATCAACCAACTCACCGGCCAGCTCGCGATCCATGCCCGCTATCGCGACGGACTCCCCTCACCTGAAACCTATGCGCCGGAAACCCGCTTTTCGCTGCCGTTTTCGGGTCGGTGGACGGCGATCAACGGCGGCTCCACGAAGGAGACCTCCCACTCGTGGGAGGTCCTCACCCAACGGTATGCCTACGACTTCGTCGTCATCGAAGACGGAACGAGCCACGCCGGCGAGGGCACTCGGTTGGGGGAGTACTACTGTTTCGACGAGCCGATCCTCGCGCCCGCTGACGGGGAAGTGGTTGCGGCCGCGGACGGCCACCGGGACTGTCCGTATCTCGGCGGCTGGGTCGACCCGTTCCAGCGCGACCTCCGGGGCAATTACGTGACCATCCGTCATGCCGAGGACGAGTACAGCGTCCTCGCTCACCTCAAGGAGGGGAGCGTCACAGTACGCGAGGGCGAGTGCGTCGAGCGCGGCCAGCCGGTTGGCCGGTGTGGCAACTCGGGCAACTCGTCGGAACCGCACCTCCATTTTCACGTCCAAGACCGTCCCGAGTTCTTCCTCGGTGCGGGATTGCCCGTCGAGTTCGTCGAGTACGCGGTCGAATCCGACGGGGAGTCGAAACGGCGCGAAACGGGATTCGTCGAGCGAAACCAGACCGTCCGGTCAGTCTAG
- a CDS encoding DUF7111 family protein: MNEVGSVHAEYRETDTERVLTFEREGRTVEIAQNREGYAMLAVREGGTELERYYGFDMALDHAAELLGAPPTALPVPDPASNMGL, encoded by the coding sequence ATGAACGAGGTAGGCAGTGTGCACGCGGAGTACCGCGAGACCGACACCGAGCGCGTTCTCACGTTCGAGCGCGAGGGCCGAACCGTCGAGATAGCACAGAACCGTGAGGGATACGCGATGCTGGCGGTGCGCGAGGGGGGGACCGAACTGGAGCGATACTACGGGTTCGACATGGCGCTCGATCACGCCGCCGAACTGCTCGGAGCACCGCCGACAGCCCTTCCCGTCCCCGATCCGGCGTCGAACATGGGACTGTGA
- a CDS encoding thiolase domain-containing protein — protein sequence MTGVRIAGTGHTHFGQFPERTGRDLFAEASAGAIEEAGVDRESVEALFYGNFMGELAEDQGHQAPLMAEMAGIRVPATRFESACASSGVAVREAVKDIRNGESDAILVGGAERMTNLGTAGATKALSIAADELFEIRAGMSFPGAYALMAQAYFAEYGGFREDLAHIAVKNHENALENDHAQYQRAITVEDVLEAPPVAEPLGLYDACPITDGASAMVLVSDEFADREGIDAPVSITGTGQGSDRMALADREYLARTPAASAAASAAYADAGIGPEDVELAEVHDCFTIAEVLAIESLGFFEPGEGIGAAHAGETTCDGTIPINLSGGLKAKGHPVGATGTSQIIELAKLLSGEHVNSDAVADARVGLAHNAGGTVASTTVHILEATQ from the coding sequence ATGACAGGTGTTCGAATCGCTGGCACGGGACATACTCACTTCGGGCAGTTCCCCGAGCGCACGGGACGGGATCTGTTCGCGGAGGCCAGCGCCGGAGCCATCGAGGAGGCGGGTGTCGACCGCGAGTCCGTCGAGGCGCTCTTCTACGGCAACTTCATGGGCGAACTCGCGGAGGATCAGGGCCATCAGGCCCCGTTGATGGCGGAGATGGCGGGAATCCGTGTCCCCGCCACGCGCTTCGAGAGCGCGTGCGCTTCGAGCGGGGTCGCGGTCCGGGAGGCCGTAAAGGACATCAGAAACGGCGAGAGCGACGCCATCCTCGTCGGCGGAGCCGAACGCATGACCAACCTCGGGACTGCGGGCGCGACGAAGGCACTCTCGATCGCCGCCGACGAACTGTTCGAGATCCGCGCGGGGATGAGTTTTCCCGGCGCGTACGCGCTGATGGCGCAGGCCTACTTCGCGGAGTACGGCGGTTTTCGCGAGGACTTAGCCCACATCGCGGTGAAGAACCACGAGAACGCCCTCGAGAACGACCACGCCCAGTACCAGCGTGCGATCACCGTCGAGGACGTTCTCGAAGCACCGCCCGTCGCCGAACCCCTCGGACTCTACGACGCCTGCCCGATCACGGACGGCGCGAGCGCGATGGTGCTCGTCAGCGACGAGTTCGCAGACCGCGAGGGGATCGACGCGCCCGTCTCGATCACCGGCACGGGCCAGGGTAGCGACCGGATGGCGCTTGCGGACCGGGAGTACCTCGCCCGGACCCCCGCCGCGAGCGCGGCCGCCTCGGCGGCCTACGCCGACGCCGGGATCGGCCCCGAGGACGTCGAACTCGCGGAAGTCCACGACTGCTTTACCATCGCGGAGGTACTCGCAATCGAGTCGCTGGGCTTTTTCGAACCCGGCGAGGGGATCGGCGCGGCCCACGCAGGCGAGACGACGTGTGACGGGACGATTCCGATCAACCTCTCGGGAGGGCTGAAGGCAAAGGGCCACCCCGTGGGTGCGACCGGGACGAGCCAGATCATCGAACTCGCGAAGCTCCTTTCGGGCGAGCACGTCAACAGCGACGCCGTCGCGGACGCTCGGGTGGGTCTTGCGCACAACGCCGGGGGGACCGTCGCGAGCACCACGGTTCATATCTTGGAGGCAACACAATGA
- a CDS encoding Zn-ribbon domain-containing OB-fold protein: MSEQRDEGYDEWIDAIDRGEGYVLECSNGHGSLPPRRLCPECGAGDLERRPLPEGGTVDTYTRTHVPTPEFAEDAPYVVAIADFGVARLTGQLRGVDEPEVGMRVAVGVEERETTGDPLLVFRSA; this comes from the coding sequence ATGAGCGAGCAACGCGACGAGGGCTACGACGAGTGGATCGACGCGATCGATCGAGGCGAGGGCTACGTACTCGAGTGTTCGAACGGACACGGCTCGCTCCCGCCCCGCAGGCTCTGTCCGGAGTGTGGCGCGGGAGACCTCGAACGGAGGCCGCTGCCCGAGGGCGGCACCGTCGACACCTACACGAGGACCCACGTCCCGACCCCCGAGTTCGCGGAGGACGCCCCCTACGTCGTCGCCATCGCGGACTTCGGCGTCGCCCGGCTGACCGGCCAGTTGCGCGGCGTCGACGAGCCCGAGGTCGGGATGCGTGTGGCCGTCGGCGTCGAGGAGCGCGAGACGACCGGGGACCCGCTACTGGTCTTTCGATCCGCGTAG
- a CDS encoding alpha/beta fold hydrolase: protein MKLRRLVSGTAAAVGLAAAGNRVLAGRAGSLSPPLPGRQHTYRWRGIDVSYTEGGDSSDPDLLLLHGVNAAASSHEFREVFEELAEEFHVIAPDLPGFGNSDRPPLLYSGALYTDFLRDFVPDTVEDATCVASSLSGAYAVEAAADVEFSRLVLICPTARTMPTQRPRLRSLLRSPVVGTSLYNLIASKPSIRYFSADHGYYDVEKLTDETLEYEWESAHQPGARYAPASFIAGFLDRPLDLGKELADLDVETTLVWGREVDITPLRQGRTLAETADTRLVVIDRARLLPHVEHPREFVGVIREELRGSKDQ from the coding sequence ATGAAGCTTCGACGATTGGTTAGTGGTACCGCGGCCGCTGTCGGCCTCGCGGCCGCCGGCAACCGCGTGCTGGCCGGCCGTGCCGGATCGCTTTCGCCACCGCTCCCGGGCCGCCAGCACACCTACCGCTGGCGCGGCATAGACGTTTCGTACACCGAGGGCGGCGATTCGTCGGATCCGGACCTGCTTTTGCTCCACGGGGTCAACGCCGCCGCCTCCAGTCACGAATTCAGGGAGGTCTTCGAGGAACTCGCCGAGGAGTTCCACGTGATCGCGCCCGACCTGCCGGGCTTCGGGAACTCGGATCGCCCGCCGCTTCTGTACTCCGGTGCGCTGTATACGGACTTCCTCCGCGATTTCGTCCCCGATACCGTCGAGGACGCCACCTGCGTCGCCTCCTCGTTGTCGGGCGCGTACGCCGTCGAGGCCGCCGCAGACGTCGAATTCTCGCGCCTCGTGCTGATCTGTCCGACCGCGCGGACGATGCCGACCCAGCGCCCGCGCCTGCGCTCGCTGCTTCGGTCCCCCGTCGTCGGGACTAGTTTATATAACCTGATCGCGAGCAAGCCCTCGATCCGGTATTTCAGCGCGGATCACGGCTACTACGACGTGGAGAAGCTCACCGACGAGACCCTCGAGTACGAGTGGGAGAGCGCCCACCAACCGGGCGCGCGCTACGCGCCCGCCTCGTTCATCGCGGGCTTTCTCGACCGCCCGCTCGACCTGGGCAAGGAACTGGCCGACCTCGACGTCGAAACGACGCTCGTCTGGGGCCGGGAAGTGGACATCACGCCGCTCAGACAGGGCCGCACCCTCGCGGAGACCGCAGACACCCGCCTCGTCGTGATCGACCGCGCCCGACTGCTCCCCCACGTCGAACACCCACGGGAGTTCGTTGGCGTGATCCGCGAGGAACTACGCGGATCGAAAGACCAGTAG